The Candidatus Bathyarchaeia archaeon genome has a segment encoding these proteins:
- the endA gene encoding tRNA-intron lyase, with the protein MVGQNGGGEQEAKKKIIEAWLRDNGVIVESRENSEKLSLRGYGVQKDEGLLLTFYEALYLCSRGLLKVIDEKTGTPVGFQDILKKYESIEKNAWVKYLIYRDLRSRGYVVREGFGLGVDFRLYGRGEYSKDSADYLVYGIYEGMALSIEDLTQILLRAQNLKKELILAVINRRGEIVYYSLSRLNF; encoded by the coding sequence ATGGTTGGACAGAACGGTGGCGGGGAGCAAGAAGCGAAAAAGAAGATTATTGAGGCTTGGCTTAGGGATAATGGGGTTATTGTTGAATCTAGGGAGAACTCTGAAAAATTATCGCTGAGAGGTTACGGAGTACAAAAAGATGAGGGGCTTCTGCTAACTTTCTATGAAGCCCTGTACTTATGCAGCAGAGGCTTACTTAAGGTCATAGATGAGAAGACTGGAACCCCCGTCGGCTTTCAAGACATCCTGAAAAAATACGAGTCTATTGAGAAAAATGCTTGGGTTAAATACCTTATCTACCGCGATTTAAGAAGCAGGGGGTACGTTGTTCGGGAAGGTTTCGGATTAGGTGTGGACTTCCGCCTCTATGGTAGAGGGGAATACAGTAAAGATTCAGCGGACTACTTGGTTTACGGCATATATGAGGGTATGGCTCTATCCATAGAGGATCTTACACAAATATTGCTGCGCGCACAAAACCTGAAAAAAGAACTTATATTAGCCGTTATTAATAGAAGGGGCGAAATCGTATACTATTCCCTTTCACGCCTCAACTTCTAA
- a CDS encoding LSM domain-containing protein, with amino-acid sequence MEPSKKPLNVLMKQLNSYIGVTLKNNVEYRGTMIHCDSYMNIILNSAEEYNGDHLIANYGKVLVRGNNILYITLNPPQKKEQ; translated from the coding sequence ATGGAGCCCAGTAAAAAACCATTAAATGTGCTCATGAAACAATTGAACTCCTATATCGGTGTTACCCTTAAAAATAATGTGGAGTACAGGGGCACCATGATTCACTGCGACAGCTACATGAACATTATATTGAATAGCGCGGAAGAATATAACGGCGATCACTTAATCGCAAATTACGGTAAAGTTTTAGTGAGGGGAAACAACATCCTCTACATAACGCTAAACCCGCCGCAGAAGAAAGAACAATAA
- a CDS encoding M48 family metalloprotease — translation MEILSEVREFSFNVQTEVSPAYYHDLLMFIYRKYIVPHYQNFANVRRWIINGKETLAFSLLGSGSWYVDVEITTGDPFEIKMRPYGDHFSQRVLNRIKEDLMIMFQMFEDDVRRTTLYFAWVPGKHLTSEKMLTRRKRVLSQIFTGNMLLLFLIFILFSYMVFAFFGPTYAPLILVLSQFILILFSDKIIMQMGDWPITKESPTVHILQYHIPPEDLDFIRQNYPRERLLQIKREIYEKTLALGKPIDAQTVQEVFRNYGISIRPENLLIKSIDVYRIVNDVANKFNMSVPKVRIANIIIPNAAATGPSPRFSLILVTTGLLIQLDEEEITAVIGHEISHVKGRDPLSLFMLTSAEYLFRVYVLLQLTPFIMMFGFLYFLFALSLIYFVAKFFEARADLESALTLGKSDALANALRKIGYRRLWFERVSGRVGSWIGLDPHPPLSFRIERLENLEPSRIKHPFLQSMKDCINGFLREIGL, via the coding sequence ATGGAGATTTTAAGCGAGGTCAGAGAATTTTCATTTAACGTGCAAACAGAGGTTTCGCCCGCCTACTACCACGATTTACTCATGTTTATATATAGGAAATATATAGTGCCACACTACCAGAATTTCGCAAACGTTAGGCGCTGGATCATTAACGGAAAAGAAACTTTAGCTTTCTCACTCTTGGGTTCAGGCTCATGGTATGTTGATGTTGAGATCACCACCGGAGATCCCTTTGAGATCAAGATGAGACCCTACGGCGATCACTTTTCACAAAGGGTTCTAAATAGGATAAAAGAGGATCTAATGATAATGTTTCAAATGTTCGAAGACGATGTCAGAAGAACAACACTGTATTTTGCCTGGGTTCCAGGCAAACATTTGACGAGTGAAAAAATGTTGACGAGGAGAAAAAGGGTTCTTAGCCAAATTTTTACTGGAAACATGCTTCTATTATTCCTTATATTCATATTATTTAGCTATATGGTTTTTGCTTTTTTCGGCCCCACATACGCTCCTTTAATCCTAGTGTTATCACAGTTTATTCTGATTTTATTCTCGGACAAAATCATTATGCAGATGGGCGACTGGCCTATTACGAAAGAGTCGCCTACAGTGCACATACTACAATATCATATTCCCCCAGAAGACCTCGACTTTATCAGGCAGAATTATCCTAGGGAGCGCCTTCTCCAAATCAAGAGGGAAATTTATGAGAAAACTTTGGCGCTTGGAAAACCAATAGACGCCCAGACTGTTCAAGAAGTATTTAGAAATTATGGTATAAGCATTAGGCCTGAAAACCTGTTGATAAAAAGCATCGATGTTTACCGAATAGTCAACGATGTCGCCAATAAATTCAACATGTCTGTCCCCAAAGTCAGAATAGCAAACATTATAATTCCTAACGCAGCCGCCACAGGCCCGTCCCCGCGCTTCAGCCTCATTCTAGTGACAACCGGGCTTCTAATCCAATTAGATGAGGAGGAGATAACTGCGGTTATAGGTCACGAAATAAGCCACGTTAAGGGTAGGGATCCCCTCTCGCTCTTCATGTTGACGTCGGCCGAATACCTCTTCAGGGTTTACGTTCTTTTGCAGCTAACACCGTTCATCATGATGTTCGGCTTCCTGTATTTCTTGTTCGCTTTAAGCCTCATATACTTTGTAGCGAAGTTTTTTGAGGCTAGAGCGGATCTTGAATCGGCGCTTACGCTTGGGAAATCGGATGCCCTAGCTAATGCCCTAAGGAAGATAGGTTATAGGCGCCTATGGTTTGAGAGGGTTTCAGGTAGGGTTGGCAGCTGGATCGGATTGGACCCCCATCCACCACTGTCATTTAGAATAGAGAGGCTTGAAAACTTGGAGCCTTCAAGAATCAAGCATCCATTCCTTCAGTCGATGAAGGACTGCATAAACGGTTTTCTCAGGGAAATAGGTCTTTAA
- a CDS encoding DNA-directed RNA polymerase subunit B, with product MISPDDAFLVFKSFFEEKGLVRQHLDSYNEFIEHGLQEIVDEVGEVEIEVPEGPFKIKLGKVFIARETENGVIYGPYITEVDGTRREIYPMEARLRNLTYAMPISVEMTPVVGDRELDKELVYIGDIPTMLKSRYCHLYGLSEEELIRQGEDPLDPGGYFIINGSERVIVALEDLAPNRILTDVEIKGATPIYRAKIFSTTVGFRARIEVRMKPNGALYVSIPGIPSEIPFVVLMRALGLESDKEIAEAVSLDKSIQSELEPSFEDAAGVNTVEEALLFIGNRVAHGQVKSYRIQRAELLIDRNFMPHIGRSHKKRIDKAILLGEMAARVIELKLGRRKPDDKDHVKNKRLKLAGSLLADLFRIAFRNLCRDIKYQLERMGSKRRMLSVSIAVRPGIITEKLQHALATGNWGRGKVGITQLLDRTNLISTYSHLRRVQSPLSRSQPNFEARDLHATHWGRLCPNETPEGANCGLVKNLALSASISIGVDPDKIKRELYRRGVVPLLEADEKLRATGTKVFVNGVPVGYCDNPEALVNDIRRARRMGEILPEVNIAYFSEVYGVKREIYVNCDEGRIRRPLIIVENGVPKLRKEHVEKIISREWTWSDLIKNGIIEYLDAEEEENAYIALYPEDLTPEHTHLELTPYGILGICASLIPYPEHNQSPRNSYESAMAKQALGVYASNFSFRVDSRAHTLHYPQKPLVRTKPMEIIGYDLRPSGQNCIVAVLSFEGYNMEDAIVVNKASVERGLFRSTFYRLYEAECRQYLGGLKDQLTVPEPGTRGFRGEQYYSHLEPDGIVGLETEVSGGDVLIGRVSPPRFLEEYKEFEVRGPTMRDSSIEMRPSEKGVVDAVFITETSEGNRLVKVRVRDERIPELGDKFASRHGQKGVIGMIVPQEDMPFSVDGIVPDVIINPHAIPSRMTIGQFLESMAGKISALKGEFMDGTPFVGERRGEILKRMLTSLGFSYTGREVLYNGVTGEKYMADIFIGVVYYQKLHHMVADKIHARARGQVQMLTRQPTEGRARGGGLRFGEMERDCLIGHGAALLLQDRLLEESDKHVIYVCENCGFIAYYDMRQRKYVCHLCEDKARVSPVTVSYAFKLLLQELMSLCIAPRLKLRERA from the coding sequence TTGATTAGCCCGGACGACGCTTTTCTAGTTTTTAAGTCATTCTTCGAAGAGAAGGGGTTGGTTAGGCAACATCTTGATTCTTACAACGAGTTCATTGAGCACGGCCTCCAGGAAATCGTGGATGAGGTTGGCGAGGTTGAGATTGAGGTTCCGGAAGGCCCATTTAAAATAAAGCTTGGTAAAGTTTTTATTGCGCGGGAGACTGAAAACGGCGTTATTTATGGCCCCTATATTACTGAGGTTGATGGGACGCGCCGCGAAATATATCCTATGGAGGCGCGTTTAAGGAACCTAACATACGCTATGCCGATTTCCGTTGAGATGACGCCGGTTGTTGGCGATAGAGAGCTCGATAAGGAGCTTGTATATATAGGCGATATTCCAACAATGCTTAAATCTAGATACTGCCACCTGTACGGTTTATCCGAGGAAGAGCTTATTAGGCAAGGCGAGGATCCTCTAGATCCGGGAGGATACTTTATAATTAATGGCTCTGAGAGGGTTATAGTTGCCCTAGAAGATTTAGCCCCAAACCGTATTCTCACGGATGTTGAGATTAAGGGCGCAACACCGATTTATAGGGCTAAAATCTTTTCGACCACAGTGGGCTTTAGGGCTAGGATCGAGGTTAGAATGAAGCCTAACGGCGCGCTTTATGTTTCTATTCCAGGCATCCCCTCGGAAATACCGTTCGTTGTTTTAATGAGGGCTCTTGGACTTGAATCGGATAAGGAGATAGCTGAAGCGGTTTCACTGGACAAAAGCATACAGAGTGAGCTGGAGCCGTCGTTTGAGGATGCCGCTGGAGTGAACACTGTTGAGGAAGCCCTCTTATTTATTGGTAACCGGGTAGCGCACGGCCAAGTGAAGAGTTATAGGATTCAAAGAGCCGAGCTCCTCATAGACAGGAACTTTATGCCTCATATTGGGAGGTCTCATAAGAAAAGGATTGATAAGGCGATTCTACTTGGCGAGATGGCTGCTAGAGTCATTGAATTAAAGCTAGGTAGGCGCAAACCGGATGACAAGGATCATGTTAAGAACAAAAGGTTGAAGCTCGCTGGCTCCCTATTAGCCGATTTATTCCGTATTGCCTTCAGAAATCTTTGCCGCGACATAAAGTATCAGCTTGAAAGAATGGGTTCAAAGAGGCGCATGCTAAGCGTCTCAATAGCCGTCAGACCCGGCATAATAACTGAGAAGCTCCAGCATGCGTTGGCGACCGGCAACTGGGGCCGGGGTAAAGTTGGCATAACGCAGCTCCTCGACAGAACCAACCTAATATCCACTTACAGCCACCTACGGAGGGTTCAGTCGCCGCTGAGCAGAAGCCAGCCTAACTTTGAGGCTAGAGATTTGCATGCTACGCATTGGGGTAGGCTCTGTCCAAACGAGACGCCTGAAGGCGCCAACTGTGGGCTGGTTAAGAATCTGGCTTTATCAGCCTCGATATCTATCGGTGTGGATCCGGATAAAATCAAACGTGAACTCTATAGGCGGGGAGTTGTCCCGCTACTTGAGGCTGATGAGAAGCTCAGGGCTACGGGTACAAAGGTTTTTGTGAATGGTGTTCCAGTAGGCTACTGTGATAACCCAGAAGCCCTAGTCAATGATATAAGAAGAGCGAGAAGAATGGGTGAGATACTCCCTGAGGTCAACATCGCGTATTTCTCTGAGGTTTACGGTGTTAAACGTGAGATTTACGTGAACTGTGATGAGGGAAGAATACGTAGACCTCTAATCATAGTGGAGAACGGTGTGCCTAAGCTGAGGAAAGAGCATGTTGAAAAGATTATCTCCAGAGAATGGACTTGGAGCGATCTGATAAAGAACGGCATAATCGAATATTTGGATGCGGAGGAGGAAGAAAACGCCTATATAGCGCTTTATCCAGAGGACTTAACGCCTGAACACACCCATCTTGAGTTGACGCCTTACGGCATTCTTGGGATCTGCGCTTCTCTAATACCGTACCCAGAGCATAATCAATCTCCACGCAACTCCTACGAGTCCGCGATGGCGAAACAGGCTTTAGGAGTTTACGCCTCCAACTTCTCATTTAGAGTTGACTCGCGAGCCCATACGCTCCATTATCCGCAGAAGCCTCTGGTCAGAACAAAACCCATGGAGATTATAGGGTACGACCTCAGACCCTCAGGGCAAAACTGCATTGTAGCGGTTTTATCCTTCGAAGGATACAACATGGAGGACGCTATAGTCGTTAACAAGGCTTCTGTAGAGCGCGGTTTATTCCGCTCCACCTTCTATAGGCTGTATGAGGCTGAATGCCGCCAGTACCTAGGCGGCTTAAAGGATCAGTTAACTGTGCCTGAGCCCGGAACCAGAGGTTTTCGTGGAGAGCAATACTACAGCCACTTAGAGCCAGATGGAATAGTGGGATTGGAGACGGAAGTCTCTGGCGGAGACGTTTTAATAGGTAGAGTAAGCCCGCCGAGATTTCTCGAAGAGTATAAGGAGTTCGAGGTTAGGGGCCCAACAATGAGGGATTCGTCCATAGAGATGAGGCCCTCCGAGAAAGGCGTGGTTGACGCGGTGTTTATAACGGAGACTAGTGAGGGAAACAGGCTTGTGAAGGTTAGGGTTAGAGATGAGCGCATACCCGAGCTAGGCGACAAGTTTGCCTCAAGACACGGTCAAAAGGGGGTCATAGGGATGATTGTGCCGCAGGAAGATATGCCCTTCAGCGTGGATGGAATTGTCCCAGACGTGATAATTAACCCGCACGCTATCCCGTCAAGAATGACTATCGGACAGTTCCTAGAATCGATGGCTGGCAAAATATCAGCTTTGAAGGGCGAATTTATGGATGGAACCCCCTTCGTAGGCGAGAGGAGAGGCGAGATCCTCAAGCGCATGCTTACAAGCTTAGGGTTCAGTTACACTGGCCGCGAGGTTTTATATAATGGTGTAACTGGCGAAAAATACATGGCGGACATATTCATCGGCGTGGTGTACTATCAGAAGCTACATCACATGGTGGCTGACAAGATTCATGCTAGGGCCAGAGGACAGGTTCAAATGTTGACTAGGCAGCCGACCGAGGGAAGAGCGAGAGGCGGCGGGCTGCGCTTCGGAGAGATGGAGAGAGACTGCCTAATTGGGCATGGAGCAGCTCTTCTCCTCCAAGACAGGCTTCTCGAAGAGTCAGATAAACACGTGATATATGTTTGTGAAAACTGCGGCTTCATAGCTTACTACGATATGAGGCAGCGTAAATATGTGTGCCACTTATGTGAAGATAAAGCAAGAGTTTCACCGGTCACGGTTTCATATGCGTTTAAGCTCCTCCTACAGGAGCTAATGAGCCTATGTATTGCGCCCAGATTAAAGTTAAGGGAGAGGGCGTAA
- a CDS encoding DNA-directed RNA polymerase subunit A', which yields MAAIEEAYQKVIDSIRFGVMSPQEIRKMSVVEIQTADTYDEDGAVIPSGLMDSRLGVLEPGQRCRTCGNTSAGCPGHFGHIELAVPIIHVEFAEIIYNLLQAICRNCGRLLLPEKTISSLRARMERLKKMLGTVPTSFYNRVLEEARKNRECPYCGAKQYKIEFTKPTVFHEYTEEGGSQRLTASMIRERFERIPDEDLELLGFDPKYARPEWMILQVLPVPPVYVRPSITLESGIRSEDDLTHKLVDIIRINQRLKENIEAGAPTLIIQDLSELLEYHVTTYFNNEASGIPPSRHRSGRALKTLSQRLKGKEGRFRSNLSGKRVDFSARTVISPDSNLDINEVGVPLFVAMRLTLPEKVTPWNIDRLRELVKNGPDKYPGALYIIRPDGKRIRLEFVADKEKLAEALEPGFVVERHLQDGDIVIFNRQPSLHRMSIMAHYVKVLPYKTFRLHLCVCPPYNADFDGDEMNLHVPQSEEAQTEARLLMQVQDHILSPRFGGPIIGAIRDFITAAFLLTRKSTLLNKKEVCELLAAAGYEGPLPEPAIKEPEPLWTGKQIFSLFFPRGFNYALKASVCRNCDVCLKEECPYDAYVVIKDGVLIKGVIDKNSIGAEKSESVLHRIIKDYGTEAGRKFLNQISRLLNRFITIRGFTYSFDELDLSSEARRKIRQIIRNAEKKIYSLTKELQEGTLERLPGQTLLDSFELYVMNELAEAREKAGKVAEEDLSLENSGIVMTKTGARGSTLNIGQMAAILGQQSIRGKRVIRGYLERALPHFNIGDPSPKARGFVYSSYRDGLDPIEFFFHAMGGREGLVDTAVRTQQSGYMQRRLINALEHLRVEYDGTVRNSLGEIVQFRYGEDGVDPAKSDHGKAVNVSRLIDQVRLMVEAGEPASEEYVESQVNSVKDELTPLLVRELIEGLKASNLSREGVDLAVKLALERYKKALVEPGEAVGVVAAQSIGEPGTQMTLRTFHYAGVREQNVTLGLPRLIEIVDARREPSTPVMTVYLDEEHRKSREKAMEVAQRILYTTVEDIAEETYIDPETGGIIVKLSERRMSERGITVEDLSRTVNIPNCSLRFENNLMFIEPKRKMDTKKLLNKVSSYYVKGVPGIKRVYVTEENGEWIIRTDGSNLPRVLEVVGIDPTRTTTNSIHEVERTLGIEAARNAIIEEAMSVLEEQGLDVDVRHVMLVADIMTVTGSVKQIGRHGVSGEKPSVLARAAFEITVPNIVEAAIKGEVDPLKGVTENVIVGQTIPVGTGLVDIYMTAPSSSTNLEEGEVFE from the coding sequence ATGGCGGCGATTGAGGAAGCATACCAAAAAGTGATAGATTCAATAAGATTCGGCGTTATGTCACCCCAAGAGATAAGAAAAATGTCTGTTGTTGAGATTCAAACCGCCGATACTTACGATGAGGACGGAGCGGTTATACCATCAGGCCTAATGGACAGCCGCCTAGGTGTACTGGAGCCTGGGCAGAGGTGCAGGACATGCGGTAACACATCTGCGGGGTGTCCAGGTCACTTTGGGCATATAGAGCTCGCTGTGCCAATAATACATGTTGAGTTTGCCGAAATAATCTATAATCTTCTTCAAGCGATATGTAGGAATTGTGGGCGCCTCCTGTTGCCTGAAAAAACCATTAGCTCGCTTAGGGCCAGAATGGAAAGATTAAAGAAGATGCTTGGCACTGTTCCCACATCATTCTATAATAGGGTTCTTGAGGAGGCTAGAAAGAACCGTGAATGCCCGTATTGCGGCGCAAAACAGTATAAGATAGAGTTTACTAAGCCAACGGTATTTCATGAGTATACTGAGGAGGGCGGCTCCCAGCGTTTAACGGCCAGCATGATACGTGAGAGATTTGAGAGGATCCCTGATGAAGACCTTGAACTTCTAGGTTTTGATCCTAAATACGCCCGCCCAGAATGGATGATCCTTCAAGTGCTGCCGGTTCCACCGGTTTACGTTAGACCATCTATAACGCTCGAGTCGGGAATAAGATCTGAGGATGACTTAACCCATAAGCTCGTAGACATAATTAGAATAAATCAGAGACTTAAGGAAAATATTGAGGCCGGTGCGCCAACGCTTATAATCCAAGATCTATCGGAGCTTCTTGAGTATCATGTCACCACCTACTTCAATAATGAGGCCTCCGGTATACCGCCCTCCAGACATCGCTCCGGAAGGGCGCTTAAAACCTTATCCCAGCGCTTAAAGGGTAAGGAAGGGAGATTTAGAAGCAACCTGTCGGGTAAGAGGGTTGATTTCTCAGCGCGCACAGTAATTAGCCCAGATTCAAACTTGGATATAAATGAGGTTGGCGTCCCATTATTCGTAGCTATGAGGCTTACTCTGCCTGAAAAAGTTACGCCGTGGAACATTGACAGACTACGTGAGCTGGTGAAAAACGGGCCGGATAAATATCCAGGAGCGCTCTACATAATTAGGCCTGATGGAAAACGAATTAGGCTTGAGTTCGTCGCTGATAAAGAGAAGCTCGCTGAGGCTCTTGAACCAGGTTTTGTTGTTGAGCGGCATCTACAGGACGGCGACATAGTGATATTTAATAGGCAACCGTCCCTGCACAGGATGTCTATAATGGCTCACTACGTTAAGGTTCTTCCATATAAGACCTTTAGGCTACATTTATGTGTCTGCCCGCCATATAACGCGGACTTCGATGGGGATGAAATGAACCTTCATGTACCGCAAAGTGAGGAAGCCCAAACCGAAGCCCGCTTACTTATGCAGGTTCAAGACCATATACTTTCACCCAGATTTGGAGGGCCGATAATAGGCGCCATCAGAGACTTTATAACCGCTGCTTTCCTCTTAACACGCAAATCAACGCTCCTAAACAAAAAAGAGGTATGCGAACTTTTAGCGGCTGCGGGTTACGAGGGGCCTTTACCGGAGCCAGCGATTAAGGAGCCTGAGCCTTTATGGACTGGAAAACAGATATTCAGCCTTTTCTTCCCCAGAGGCTTCAACTATGCGTTGAAGGCTAGCGTATGTAGGAACTGTGATGTCTGCCTCAAAGAGGAATGCCCATACGACGCGTATGTTGTGATAAAAGACGGCGTCTTGATTAAGGGCGTAATAGACAAGAACTCTATAGGCGCCGAGAAATCTGAAAGCGTTCTGCATAGGATAATTAAGGATTATGGAACCGAGGCTGGCAGAAAATTCCTTAATCAAATTAGCCGCTTACTTAATCGCTTCATAACTATACGCGGCTTCACCTACTCCTTTGACGAACTCGATCTTTCATCTGAAGCTAGACGAAAAATACGCCAAATCATAAGGAACGCTGAGAAAAAGATCTACTCTTTGACGAAAGAATTGCAGGAAGGCACTCTAGAGAGGCTTCCTGGGCAGACGCTTTTAGATTCATTTGAGCTTTACGTGATGAATGAGTTAGCTGAAGCCCGAGAGAAGGCGGGAAAAGTCGCTGAAGAGGATCTTAGCCTTGAAAACTCCGGCATAGTGATGACGAAGACTGGCGCTAGAGGCTCAACACTTAATATAGGGCAGATGGCAGCGATCCTAGGTCAGCAATCTATTCGTGGTAAGCGTGTTATACGCGGTTATCTGGAAAGGGCTTTGCCACATTTCAATATAGGCGATCCGTCTCCGAAGGCGAGAGGCTTCGTTTACTCATCTTACAGGGACGGTCTTGATCCAATAGAGTTCTTCTTCCACGCCATGGGCGGACGCGAGGGCCTAGTGGACACGGCCGTGAGGACTCAACAGAGTGGGTACATGCAAAGAAGGCTAATTAACGCCCTTGAGCACCTACGCGTTGAGTATGATGGAACTGTAAGAAACTCGTTAGGTGAAATCGTACAGTTCAGGTATGGTGAGGACGGCGTGGATCCAGCTAAGAGCGATCACGGTAAGGCGGTTAACGTCAGCAGGCTTATTGACCAAGTTAGGCTTATGGTTGAGGCCGGTGAGCCCGCGTCAGAAGAATATGTTGAGAGCCAAGTGAATAGCGTTAAAGATGAGCTTACGCCGCTACTGGTGCGCGAGCTTATAGAGGGGCTTAAAGCCTCAAATCTTAGTAGAGAGGGCGTGGATCTGGCTGTTAAACTAGCTCTTGAACGCTACAAGAAGGCTCTAGTGGAGCCCGGCGAAGCCGTCGGCGTTGTTGCGGCGCAATCTATCGGTGAACCGGGTACGCAGATGACTCTGAGAACGTTCCACTATGCTGGTGTTAGGGAGCAGAACGTAACGCTTGGACTACCACGTTTAATTGAAATAGTTGATGCGAGGAGGGAGCCTTCAACCCCTGTTATGACAGTGTATTTAGATGAAGAGCATAGGAAGAGCCGGGAGAAGGCGATGGAGGTTGCGCAGAGAATTCTATATACGACCGTAGAGGACATCGCTGAGGAAACATATATTGATCCGGAAACCGGCGGGATTATTGTTAAACTGAGCGAACGCAGGATGAGCGAGCGCGGAATAACCGTAGAAGACCTCAGCAGAACAGTCAATATACCAAATTGCTCATTGAGGTTCGAGAACAACTTAATGTTTATTGAGCCTAAAAGGAAAATGGATACTAAAAAGCTCTTAAATAAAGTTTCATCGTATTATGTGAAGGGCGTGCCCGGCATAAAGAGGGTTTATGTGACTGAAGAGAACGGCGAATGGATTATAAGGACCGACGGGTCTAATCTACCTAGGGTTCTTGAAGTTGTTGGGATTGATCCAACGAGAACAACGACAAACAGTATTCATGAGGTGGAGAGAACCTTAGGCATAGAGGCTGCCAGAAACGCGATAATTGAGGAGGCTATGAGTGTTCTTGAGGAGCAGGGGCTGGACGTTGATGTTAGACACGTGATGCTTGTGGCAGATATAATGACTGTGACCGGCAGCGTTAAGCAGATAGGTCGACATGGGGTTAGCGGTGAAAAGCCGAGCGTTCTCGCTAGGGCTGCATTTGAGATAACTGTGCCAAATATCGTTGAAGCGGCTATTAAAGGTGAGGTTGATCCGCTGAAAGGCGTGACCGAAAACGTTATAGTTGGGCAAACTATACCCGTAGGGACAGGTCTAGTTGACATCTATATGACGGCTCCATCTTCAAGTACAAACCTAGAGGAAGGTGAAGTATTTGAGTAG
- a CDS encoding 50S ribosomal protein L30e, with protein MSSFSRSEIDRSISIAVKTGKILFGSNSTMKSVMTGRAKLVVLSSNCPQDKREKIEHYCKLSGVPLIIYPGTSLDLGSVCGKPFPVSSLTIRDPGDSDILKFAGGENV; from the coding sequence TTGAGTAGTTTCAGTAGAAGTGAGATTGATAGGTCAATATCCATAGCCGTTAAAACAGGAAAAATTTTATTTGGCTCCAACTCCACCATGAAGAGCGTTATGACTGGGAGAGCTAAATTAGTCGTCCTATCATCCAATTGTCCACAAGATAAACGTGAGAAAATCGAACACTACTGTAAACTATCCGGTGTTCCGTTAATAATATATCCTGGCACAAGCTTAGATTTAGGTTCAGTTTGCGGTAAACCTTTCCCAGTATCCTCCCTCACAATAAGAGACCCAGGCGACTCCGATATCCTCAAGTTTGCGGGTGGTGAAAATGTCTAG
- a CDS encoding NusA-like transcription termination signal-binding factor: MSRGIRLTNDELEYMRLFESLTGAMVRDCIIDQKFDRVIFVIKEGEVGLAIGKGGKNIALLEKITGKKYEVVEFSEDPVQLIKNALKPAVVKEVRIIKKPDGSVIAVASVESKDKGIAIGKNGRNAEKVRFLAKRYFNISNVIIV; encoded by the coding sequence ATGTCTAGGGGTATTCGTTTAACTAATGATGAATTAGAATATATGCGTCTATTCGAGAGCTTAACAGGAGCCATGGTTAGAGACTGCATAATTGACCAGAAATTCGACAGAGTCATCTTTGTGATAAAGGAGGGCGAAGTCGGACTAGCCATAGGTAAAGGAGGCAAAAACATAGCGCTTCTCGAGAAGATCACTGGCAAGAAATATGAGGTTGTAGAGTTCTCTGAGGATCCCGTTCAGCTTATAAAAAACGCTTTGAAACCCGCGGTTGTCAAAGAGGTGCGGATAATCAAGAAGCCTGACGGAAGCGTTATAGCTGTCGCCTCAGTTGAAAGCAAAGATAAAGGCATAGCCATCGGTAAAAACGGCAGAAACGCTGAAAAGGTTAGATTTCTAGCTAAGCGCTACTTCAACATAAGTAACGTCATCATAGTATAA
- a CDS encoding 30S ribosomal protein S12, with translation MAKKPRGEFAARKLRDRRQKFRWKDRYYKRRMLMLDIKADPLEGAPMARGIVLEKVGRESKQPNSAIRKCVRVQLIKNGKVVTAFLPGDGALNVVDEHDEVLIEGIGGSRGRSMGDIPGVRWKVITVNGIALKDLVLGRKEKPRR, from the coding sequence ATGGCTAAAAAGCCTAGAGGAGAGTTCGCCGCAAGAAAGCTCCGCGATAGAAGGCAAAAGTTCCGTTGGAAGGATAGATACTATAAGAGACGCATGCTTATGTTAGATATTAAAGCGGATCCTCTCGAAGGAGCCCCCATGGCTCGCGGAATAGTTCTAGAGAAAGTGGGGCGGGAAAGCAAGCAGCCGAACAGCGCGATACGGAAATGCGTGAGAGTTCAGCTCATAAAGAACGGTAAAGTTGTAACGGCTTTCCTGCCAGGCGACGGAGCGCTCAACGTTGTTGATGAGCATGATGAGGTGCTCATTGAAGGCATAGGCGGCTCAAGAGGGCGGTCGATGGGCGATATTCCCGGAGTTAGATGGAAAGTTATAACGGTTAATGGAATAGCGCTTAAGGATTTGGTTTTGGGTAGAAAGGAGAAGCCTAGGCGCTAG